TACCCTCAAAAATTGCAAATTCTAAGTCAGCAGGTGACTCTGTTTGAATTTATACTTGAAGTGTCCTTCAGCGCTATAGCGATCCTTTGGCGCTATCACAGAAATTCTTGCTTTTCTTGGTTCACTGCTATTGCACTCCTTTAGCACTAAGGCGCTAGTGCTATTGCGCTCCTTTAGCGTTGTGGCGCCGGCACTAGACACCAGAAATTTTGCAACGGCGGTTAAATAGTAAATGTGTCCGAATCTACTCTAAACCCTCGGGTAACCTCTGAAGCCATCCTTGCAAGTCTTAACTAGCATTATGAGCTTATGTACACGCGCAAAATTCAATTTAGGCCGAAAATACTAAAAAAATCACGGGTTGAGTTCCTACATTTTAAGGCTCGACATGTTCAAAATTATCCTGAGCCGCCGATTCTCAACCCCAATCATCCCAACAGTTCTTAAATGGTTAAGCAAACTTAAACAAAGCTTCAAAATATGTTTTGTAATTGTAAATACAAAACATTAAAGGTCGAATTGTTACAAGCTGCGAACTTAGTTGACTTGCATTTCTTGACCAAATAGGTCTTTGTCAGCCCTCGTCACCCTTCGAAGAAATTTTAATACAATAAGGTATTCAAGTTAGAAGTCTCTTATTCAAGTTCGAATTATTGTACTCCCTCCTAATAAAAAAgaatgtccacttagcctttttttattgggtcaaaaagagtgtacacttatcaaataaaaaaagtgttaaccttatttttccaaatttaccccctattaagtgttatgtgatcaaatctcaatacctttTTAATTAGGCAAGTTTattcaaattacctatttttttctAGAAGTTACTATTTTCTTAAGGaatgtgcaaatggctaagtggacacttttttttatccAGAGGGAGTATTTCTTTAAGTACCCTCCATAAAGTAGGCTAACATGTCCTGATTACCACTTAGTGCTTTATCTTTTTAATGTGCCTTCTTTATTCCCATGTTTTGGTATGTCTTTTCACGAGGCACAATCCATTTCAATAATACTCAAGATGCATTTGGCTTCGGTGATTCACCATTTGAAAGACGAGAGAACACTATCGGCACAGAACCTTAAAAGTCCGATTCTATTTCAACCCAATGATGTTGATGGATTAAGTGAAGAGAAAATGATACTCATACCAGAGTTGTGATCAATAGCACCGCTATCAATGATACACTGGGATATCGTTCCTTTGTTTCCTTCTCAAGTAAGCCGTTAGTATTTGTGTACCAACTCCAATTCACCGTTGCCTATTTCCCAGCAACATCTATTTCGTTTCAGTCCTGACTTCATTCTTTAATCTCATTTTTGGCGTAATTGACACCTCAAGGGCTACTTCGGAAGTAGTTGGTGACGATGCTTGGACTCCGAGACTTATGCTTGTCACTTACATATTTAGAACATCGGGAATTCGATAAGAATTGAAATTCACTACTGGCTTCAAGCTCAACGCACGATCTAGATTTAGAAAGAAGAAAAAAGCTACCAAAATGTCGTGTAACTTCTCTCTAACGAGTATGTGACCTCATATACACAAATGAGAGTCAACATTGACATGACTCAAGACTCCCTAGGAGACTCAAGAACCTAGTGCTCTTATGTTGGCTGCTTCTTATGGATTGGCACTGCTAATTAGAGAGCATATTAATCTATTGAGTTACTTCAGAAGAACCTAGGATTTGTTGCTGTTATACATTCATTTCTCAAGGCTTCCACTCTGCTCTACCTCTGAATCTACGAAATATATTTCAATTTTGATGACAGAACAATTGAAAGAAATTTGTACGTGTACACTAAATTCTTCAATTTAAAGGATAGATCATGACCATGTGTAAGAATTTGATGATGTTATTATTCCTCTGCTATCTCTGCACGTTACAAGGCATTAATACATAGTGTACAGATATTATTATTTCATTAAGCCTCGCAATTTAGAGAATTATTcaccagcaaaaaaaaaaaaaaaaaaagacaaacaaGGATACACAAAATACACTCATTTTCAAACAAACTTTGGAAATATAACGCAGCTTTCTCAGTTTATAGCTCTGCAGTTGAATCTAACTTCTCCTTTTTCAAGGACACCAACATTTCCAAGCTTGATCATTGAAGCAGCAAATTCCTTGAAGAACAAAGCTTGGTCATTGGCAAATGATTTAACAATCCAACCAGTCTTGTAGTCATTCAACAAACTCTGGTCTGATGCAAAAACACCTTTCCCTGTAATAATTTGCTTGTAATAGTTGTTGTCGAATACTGATGAAGTTGTGTCCAAGAATTGCCCTGCAGTTCGATCTTTGTTTGGTTTGGGGCATTTCTGCTTTAAGGTCTGTGCAAATACGGCGTTCAAGGTCGGGTCAGTGTCGTGCACTGAGCTGAAGTTATGAAGCCTGGGTTCAAATGAAGAGCAGTGCGAAAACCCAAGTGTGTGTCCACCAGAAAGAGCAACCAAATCTTTCACTCCTAATCCTCTGTTGGCAAAGCTCTGAACGAGTTGGCTAGTGTTGAAGGATGGAGCTGGTAAGTTTACTGTCTCATTTGCCCTTGATACTCTCCCATCTGTCCTTCCTTTTAGTACATTCCAGTATGGACCCCCAGACTACAAAGTTGATTAAAACATGAAGTATTTATGAAATGATGAATGCAAGTTAAGCGTTTGATTTATTTAACTTACATACACAGAGAGCGCGTAAGTTTTTTCTTACATTCTATTAGTATATTTTCACCATTTGTAACATGTTATTTACTGCACTTTAGATACCAATTTAGCAGATTTATAGACAATTGCTGGTGTTAAGAAAAAAACAATACACTGCCAGTGCACAAGAATTAATTAACTATTTAATGATGGAATATTACCATAGCAACGACGTCTCTAGCTGCGATGGCAAGTATGTCGGCACAAGAAACAGTTGTTGGACAAGCCTTTTCGAGCGTAGTTTTGGCATCATCGAGCACGTAGAATGCTCCAAGAGAGATGTTGGGCGGACCATCTTTCTCTGCTTTGTTTCCTGGTGTTGAATCCAATAGAACTGATGCATCACATCCCTGTAAATCATTAACAAAACAGTTTCAACTTACATCTCTTGCATGCATCTATTCGTGATAATTAATACTAATGACTCGTACAAATACATATAGAGAGGGAAAGAGAGTACTCTAATGAAACAATCATGGAAGAACATCCTGAGAATACGTGCGGGGACTTTAGGATCATAAATCGAAGCATTGCGAATTGTTTGATAGATAATATCTTCAGCCTGAGGGCATGTTTGATCATAGTATTGCACTCCAAGAGTTGCACTGCACAGAGGGACTGTTAACAAAACAAGAAATACGATTGTAGTAAAAGGAGCCATTAATTGGACACTGCACTTGAAGAATCAAGCTAAATAATGCTGATGAACTGAGGTAATTAAAGATTTAATTGCAACTTAGAAGGAAGATGATGAGATGATAGTGCAACTGGGTTTTGGGTATATATAGCATCGAATGAGAAATAAGCAACAGTATTTTTGGCGTTTGGTGCATGGAGATATTAATATGTACTTTCAAGTCACTCAATTAATAAAAGAGAGAAGCCGTAGGAATTTTGAAGCATGCCTCTCTTATTTTGTGCTTTGAGGCTAAGCATTTCCAGCGATGCTGACGGTCAACAACATTACTAACAACTTCTCGAAGCATAGTTTTTCCGGTAGTACAAAAATTCTTTTCCTTTTGTGTTCTTTTAACTTTTCCTTTTGTGTTCTTTTAAGTCTCAATTTCATATCCCCACCTCTATTAATTGTATTGACATATTAAATGAGGCAAATTATAATAATGATGCACTGGAAGTTGCATGCGGCCTTGTTACAAATGTGACTCGTAGAACTCAATTTATGGAATGAGTGCTGCTATTTGGCACAactcacaatgacacaatttggCACAACTCGATTAAAAAGTCTGTTATACCCTCAATAAAGAATTGGCTCCATAGTTGATAGTTCCCTCCAAATCTTTGCCCTTCAAGAAAAAGCATTTATTACACTTAGCATGCTTAATTTTTTTATTCTTCCAACACTTAGAGATCATAAATtgatattttataaatatttttttatttttccctcTAAAATGTTTATTCATATAGACATACACCTAATTTAATTATACAGTCAACCTATTTATACGGTCTACAATACAAACTACATGTTAAAGTTGTGACACCTCGTAATTTTGTACATGAAATCTATTAGGGATTAGTTGTTTTGAGTATAGACCTGGAGGACTTCCTAGGATATGTGAGATTGTATGCACATATCTCATcgttacgagggtttaagttcatataataagctacggaagaattggagggcaagtggatcaaggaaattaagtttgttggattttatggaaaatatgaggggcaattttggtccaactttgaaaaagaatatcttttagtatataaggagtttgaagcaaagcaaaagcctaaattgaagttcatgaagtctagtttccaacgcaacaaaccgctcatcgatacaacgttagagtagagaattatggacgttacaagttaggcgggcagAGCAGGGCGCGCTGCTACAGTGCCAATCGACTCTTATCcactataaaagggttaaaaCCCCCATTTTTCTCCATCATAATCTCCTAAAATATTCTATAAAGCTCAGCAACATATGAGAGCTCATATacaacataaaagtgaggattttgagtaatattgagtgacggagtattaatcggggtccggatagcgtatagccacgattatagttttgtttttCGTTAGAGTTGGCTTGGATTCAATGTAAATATTTAAGATCTTCCTATTCTAGCAAAGGTAAGgtgtgaatctctctttattaatattgatttaggaatatttataagaataagagttataattattgtgttggtgttgttggcttatgaATTGAAGTTTGAAGGGagttttggatagaattgtacatatttatcttgtagaatattgaggatattgttgttgatgttgttggtattgtttgggagttgttttggtaattggaggaagtagatgatataggggagatgctgcccaaattttcgtaaacCAAATTAGTCTTTGATAATTAGTgcatataagttgatggaaatatgatggaagtatgattaaagatataTTTCTCAATATATATAGGTTTGGGTGAAGGTCAAGCATCGAATTAAAGGAtttctttaagtggtggcttagCGAATAAGATATGTAAGGTGTTCgcttctctctttctttggcacgaatccaactagaacatgaacaagagcgttccataacaaattcaCTTCATTCCTATGCTATGTgtttgaaatcttaaagccttaattatttgattgattcttgaaaCATTATCACGTTTATCGTCATTTAATTATTTCTTTGATTCGATACGGGTTCCATGAATTGTttcggaggttaccgatcttatgtcactccgaaaggccgtTGTACTTCATTGGCTCATTAtgcattgtgtgtgtgtgtgtgtgtatatatatatatatatatatatatatatatatatatatatatatatatatatatgtgtgtgtgtgtgtgtgtgtgtgtataagctATTTTACTACactgagccgcgctatagtcggcggggtacggcacctattgtgcaaccattgatcagttggtattacacaccgagtcctgaaagggccgggtacgttatacaccgagtcctgaaaaggctaggtacgttatgatgatgatactatttatatatatgtgtatgcttgcatatgattttaaactcatgcattgtATATTATACGTTCTCAGATGGCAGGTTACTTCTATTCTCTTTATATCTCCGTCCGATTTATGTTATTgattccagccttacatactcagtacttttacccGTACTGACatcccattgcacgggacgctgcatttcgtgctgcaggctctgacagggttattgaggagcgaccgcagtaggattttccagcttcagcggtgtcaccaagtgccactactccggacttgctatccTTTGGTACTTTTCTTCTAGTGTAATATATGCTCACATGTAcatttttagaggctcgtagacatagtGGGGTAGGTAAATATTATGCATGGCCTTCTCGGCCTTGTTTTGGGTTCTTGATATTTttctgatagccttgccggctttatgatactcgtgaagttgtagcgaccttgtcggttcgcatttgtacatatatgttggattATCAGACAATTCTATGTTGGgcattttctgcgtgcaggtgttctttgagttacggTATATGATGTTCAGAGTAACCgctaagtcaggtggttcccagcctatgggtcggagcccgtcatactcggTGTGACAAAAGTGCACTATAAATATCTTATAAacaataaaagaagaaaaaactaAATTAAATAGAAAACTTGTCTACTTCTTGacgaaatttcatttattttataagaaaaaaaaagattgaacTGAATCAAAATTTAGTAAAAACTTTTACTCAATTCGATATAATATATTTAGCTATATTGAAATAATTTAATGTTTTAATTAAAGCCAATTATAATGTTGACTGCTTGTTTGCCATTTTtaagaaattaattaaattaaattaaaacttGTTAATTGTTCCTcaatcatatataatacttatctgTATTTTTTCTAAATTAAATATTTCATTCAAAGTCAAACATAATATTGACTACTTGTTCCATTTATTGTTTTTTTGTAAAAGAAAACTGCTTGAAGTAAATCAGACCatgttaattgttactcaattatatctaatacttagctaattgagataattcaatgttaaatttatatttattttttaaaataaagattgaattaaatcaaaatttAGCAAACATTTTACTCTATCATGTATAATACTTAGGTAAATTGAAAGTAATTCAATTCAATTAAAATTGACAATAGTGTTGACTATTTGGTACATCCACTGTATTTTTTAGATTGATGAATAAGATTTGAACATGCTTGTTGTTACTCAATTGTATCTAACACTTAgttaaattgagataattcaatattgcaattaaaatcaaccatagtgttgactattttgttatatatattttatcTTGAATTGAATCTAAACGTAGCAAACATTTTACTCAATCTTgcataatacttagctaaattgaaacaagtcaatatttcaattaaagtcaatcatagtgttgactactggTTATccacactttaaaaaaaaaaaatgagtgaatTAAATCTAAACTCACTAATTGCTACTCAACTCTATCTAGTATATAGTTAAATTGAGATAATTAAATGTTTCAATTGAAATCAACCATAGTGTCGACTTTTtcacatatattttatttataattGAATCAGAACTTACCAAACATTTTACTCAATAATTTGTattaatacttagctaaattgaaggaattcattgtttcaattaaagtcaactatagtgttgactacttgttacatccactatttttgtttaaattgattggattagatctaaacttgctaatTATTACTCAATTTTATCTATTACATagctaattgagataattcaatgtttcaattaaaatcaaaCATAGTATTGCCTACTTgttacatatttttttaaaaacaattataaaaaaattgattaaataaatcaaaagttgctaattgttactcaatcatatataatacttacctaaattaaagaaatttaattaaacCCAATCATAATGTTGGCTACTTATTACATCcactatataaaaaaaattgattgaattagatctaaacttattAATTGTTACCAATTCTATCAAATACGTAGTTatattgagataattcaatgtttcaattaaagtaaatcatagtgttgactacttgttacattcacattttttttaattgatgaaattgaatcaaTAATTATCAATTTGTTTTACCCAATCTTATATAAGTAATACTTAGTTAAATTGAACCATTTCCATAtgtcaattaaagtcaaccataagaaataaatgaaaaaataaaagaagaaaagagGGTAAATGAATGTTGGATATCAATGTTAAATATGAACTTTGTTTCATcataatctttaaaaaaaaacataaaaagaaataaaagaaaaatataagctTCTCCCGTCTCTGTGATGATCAATGAAAAAATGAagaatttatatatatgtaagtatgtaCTTTTATAAAGCTttgttaataattttatttctatttttacTGGAATATGTTTTATGTAACCACATATATAGCCTTATATCAAAGAGTACAGAGGTATATAGATCCGAGGAATTGGAAGAAgatattttttaataattattttttttgaaaaataggcATGCAAAAATTTGTCTATATTGTATAAGAAAAAAGTAGGTTGTATAATaagttctactttttttttcttactaTAGGTACGTAATTGGTCATCATCTATTTGATGACCAAtaaaacaacaagaaataaataaataaataaataaataaataataggaatatacgtatatatatatataggttgtgTACTAGGTTCTACTTTTTTTCTTACTATAGGTAACTGATCAACACCTATTTGATGACCAATAAACAACaaggaataaataaataaatagaaaataggaatatacgtgtgtatatatatatatatatatatagatatatatatatatatatactatataaaaTAAATATACATTAAAAAAGAATGCATGGTTTTCTCTAGTGATTGTCATTGggaagaaaaatataataatgatCTTGGGTGAAGAGAGTAAAATTTGAATGAATTTGAAATTTGCTTCTAAAATTTTCAAAAAGGACATAAACGTAATAGACAACGATGACATTTGTGCAATTTGTGCCAAAAGTCCACCTGAATTTACATTAATACCCTTAAAAAAGTGGAGTCGTGCCAAGTTGTATCATTTGTGGTTGTGCCAAATATTTTTCCTTATGGAATATGTTCTCCCTACATAATAACTCCACAATATACGTCACTATTCAGAGGCGGATTTAGAATAAGTATAATCATATTAAatgtaaacaatttttttttttggacatgcaTATGAAAAATGTTCACAAGCTGAAACGCTATTATCAATGTCTAGGAATCAAGGCTAGAGCTAGAAAATTAGGTACAGTTTGACCGAACCAAGTAGAGCTTTAGTCTGaattctgtatatatttgtattaaaaaattcTCTAAACATGTATAAAAAATTCTCAGTTATTAACGTTTGACGTGGCTATTCTAGAATTTAGAACCCATAAAGTTCAAATTTGGGCTTCGTTCGGCCAGGAATTGAGACTATTTAAAAGGTAACATGTGGAGAGTTTTTTCTTTaaacgaaagaaagaaaaaaaaagttgtttaAGCTTAAGTTCAAGGTCAAATGAGGGGCTGACGAGTGGAGACCACGCATTGTAATCCCAAAGCCAAATTAACCCAGTAACAGCATACCTTTCAATGTTTTAGTCAAATATGGAAAGAGTAAGAAGCACATTATCCCTTTGGTTGGGAATTATACTGATGCCAAACAGAGGTAATTAACACCATGGAAAACGTAGCATTAatcttttttataaaaattacgcACAAACATTTAGActgtatttataatatatagctATAGTTTCAAAAAATTACGAAATGTACCTACATTTTGGATTTTGCATACACAGACTCTCAGGTTAATATATGGCTGTTAATCTGTTTCTTTCAGGTTGGTCTAAACTCTAAGCTTTAAGGCAAACACTTGGTAAGGCAGTAAGAGCCTAGGAGGTATACACGTACATGCATAAAAAGAAACTGTACTTGAAAAGATAGTACTTCCTCCTGGATTCAAGGGGAAGAAAGTAAGATTGTATCCCTATGATTAGGAGCACTTTATAACAACAAAAGATTTGATTAAGTTTTCCAGGTTATTGGTACTTTGATTAAGACTATTTAAGAGTTCAAGTTTTGTACATTTATTTTTACACTATTAAATTAAGCTAATCTATAACCAGGGGCGGATTTAGAGGTATCCGAGGGTGTtcagcaaaaaattacagtgtatatgtagggtagattttctgtgtttatgtacatatattaacttttgaacatcaGGCAAATGGTTAGCTTAAGTGGTCCAGGGTGTTCGAAATAGTGTCTAGCATTCTAGGTTTGATtcccatcaacaacattattttttatatttagcttttattatttttttcgagcctctgagtgaaaatcctggatccgacACTGTCTATAACAACATCCAATGGGTAAATTTTCATAACAATATCTGGTATAGTAACTTGTAAAGTAGAATACTAACATGCTATATCAGGTAAATTATATTAGTACCGTAAAAAAAGATTATAATCCTAATGGGtacttcctctgtcccaatttatatgtcACTTTCTAGATCCGAGATTCAAAGAAGTCTTTCTTTGAttataattttttcatatatctcTAAATATTTTGAACTATcaaatattgtgacttatagtacatTTTAcaaagttttcaaatatgtaaattttacttcaaaaaacttaaagattctaTGTCAGAGTTCAAGATAAAAATTAAACTGTTTGACTCTCAAAACCTGAACGGTGCCACATAGATAACTCATAACTGAAGTTGAGATCACGATTTCTCATGATCAGAAAACCAAGGAGTAGaccccatcttttttttttttttttttttttttttttttttgcgcagatTACCCTTCAtttgaggtggtctttaatttttgcccttcgcttaatacCCCAAGGTTATGGGTTCGAACCACAGTTCAGTAAAAAAAATGGAATATTTGCAAGGCAGATGTTTAGATTCACAAGGCAAAGTAGAATTTTGcctcaaaactctgccttaaggcagaaggCAAAACCCTATCTTGCGAATCCAAATAGTACCTTGCGAATTTTTGTAaaattttttactgagcgggagttcgaacccgaaatcaagggatttttagcgaaggaataaaattgaagaccaccaatttgagggcaaaaaattaaagaccacccccaatgaaggacaatcctgcaaattgtctATACCCCCATTGCCCATGGGCCATGGTTCAACATCGGCCCAATTTTATTGACTAGTTTCTAGGGTACAATGATGTATAGCCCAAACTGTTCTGGGATTGTGTTTGGTTAGTTGTTATTTTgcgaaaagaagaaaaaagtttGGGAAAAGAACACCAATGCCCGCTACACATAAAATAATTACCTTTCATGACCCTTACTTTTTTGCCCCCAAAATTATTTATCCTTTCTATCCATTGTAGCTTTTGTAGGTAATTGtctcttttttctcctttcttttttatttatctacttattatctttttttcctcttttctcctttttttttcctccatttttgttcataatttttttcaaattatattattctttattttcttttttcaccATAATCTAATTCCATATTTAATTTTAGctccttttttattttctttttttatttctttatttcttgttccttttttatttcatttaattttttttctccatAAACTAATTTCAttcacttgatttcatttttcttttatttcttttcttttctccataATCTAGTTTCATTTaccctttttttcctttttttttttaatttctggtcattttcggtcacttttttctccttttttaaaaaatattttttttcttatttttattttttttcataatcTAATTCTATACACCTTTAGCTCCTTTATTTTgttctattttttgttttttatatcaataaaataGAGATTCAATATAGTAcatttatttattatatttattttgtaTATATCTCAAAAACGACTTATTCTAGCATATAGTATACCAAATCAGTGCCAATTAAAATATACTAACAGAGTATCTAGATTGTGAATTTATTTCTTCACGAACACCCTTCAGTCCTCTGGAATACCCATATGGTTGTGTCATATACTTAcaaggtatcatagaggactgaggaGTAATTTTTAAGGAATAAATCCATGATCTAGATACTCTGTTAGTATAGATATATACTATGTGAGTATCATATATGACAGATTTATCCATTACTCAGTCCTTTATGGTGCCCACATTATATTATATACTGACAGTGTATCATAGACGATAAATGTATCCTAACATTACTCAGTCCTTTATGATGCCCACATTATATCATACACTGACAGTGTATCATAGACGATAGATGTATCCTACCATTACTCAGTCCTTTATGATGCCCACATGGtacatatcatatactgatagAGTATCACAAAGATATGGTTCattcttcaagaaaaacactttttaatCCTTTATGATACTCATATGGTAATATGATATACTGAAAAGGTGTCATAGAGAATTGGTCCGTTCTTTGAAGAAAACACAACTCAATtttctatgatacccacatggtatataacATATACTGACAAGGTATCATAGAGGGATGATACATTTCTTTaagaaaaacacaactcaatcctctatgatacccacatggtatatatcatatactaacagGATATCATTAATGACTGACCCCACATGATAAATCATATACTGACAAGATATCATATATAGAGGATTGATTCAATCCTTCAAAAAAGAGTTCAGTCATCAATAATACCAACTTAGTATATATTATATGCTGACATGTATCGTAGACGACATATTTATTCCAACATTATTCATTCCTTTACGAAGCCCACATTGTATAAATCATATACTGACAGAGTATTATAGTGATCTGGTTCATTtttcaagaaaaacactcttcAATCCTTTGTGATACTCATATGGTATATTCATAGACTAACAAGGTAACATAGAGAATTGATCATTCTTTCAAGAAAGATACTCCTCAAGCTTCTGTGATACCTAcatagtatatatcatatactaataGAGTATCATAGAGATCTGATTCATTCTTTAAGAAAAACACTcttcaatcctctatgatactcaTATGGTATATTCATATACTGATTGAGTATCATATAGGATTGATTCATTCTCTCAAGAAAAATACTCCTCAAGCTTCTATGACACCCACATggcatatatcatatactgacagggtatcatagaggactggttcatccctagaaaaacacaactcaatcctCCATAATACCCacatgatatatatcatatactgagagggtatcatagaagattgattcattccttcaaaaacTACTCACTCCTTTATGATACCCATATGGTATATCATAAACAGACAGGGTATCATATATGACATATTCATTCCAACActactcagtcctctatgatgcccacatggggtgtgtgtgtgcgcgtgcgtgtgtgtgtgtgtaatagAGTATCACAGATGAATGgttcctatcttcaagaaaaacactcctTATTCCTTTATGATAACCTATGGTATATACCGTATACTGACAAGGCATCA
The nucleotide sequence above comes from Lycium barbarum isolate Lr01 chromosome 3, ASM1917538v2, whole genome shotgun sequence. Encoded proteins:
- the LOC132631811 gene encoding peroxidase 66-like; the encoded protein is MAPFTTIVFLVLLTVPLCSATLGVQYYDQTCPQAEDIIYQTIRNASIYDPKVPARILRMFFHDCFIRGCDASVLLDSTPGNKAEKDGPPNISLGAFYVLDDAKTTLEKACPTTVSCADILAIAARDVVAMSGGPYWNVLKGRTDGRVSRANETVNLPAPSFNTSQLVQSFANRGLGVKDLVALSGGHTLGFSHCSSFEPRLHNFSSVHDTDPTLNAVFAQTLKQKCPKPNKDRTAGQFLDTTSSVFDNNYYKQIITGKGVFASDQSLLNDYKTGWIVKSFANDQALFFKEFAASMIKLGNVGVLEKGEVRFNCRAIN